Proteins from a genomic interval of Candidatus Eremiobacterota bacterium:
- a CDS encoding ABC transporter permease — protein MGFKFFTLLRKEVIQFTRNTVLLVIVLYAATLDVWMAAQVTSDLKNFPIAIYDMDKSQKSYDLVRKLRPPYFVIHSYIDDEKKVQDLILGDDVGAVLIIPRKFQDNIVSYRGARVQLVLDATTSNTAEIAAGYVGAIIADFQNEILTKEWQVSTVMYKLMPLIRSETRFAFNPNLNDAWAMTLQEFFTIFTLIAILLPATAMVNEKQFGTIEQLMVTPVKPYEIMFAKVLPMMVVFIFASFICIYTILIPLIHVPFMGSLLEFLIVTTVFCFTASGIGLLVSTLSNNLSETVLLTLLVLFPIMFLSGTWVPPEAMPPWMAFLVNFSPLKYYLDLGYGIILKGNSLLFMWTEFLKLTALGVVVFWIGAQRFKKMFG, from the coding sequence ATGGGCTTCAAGTTCTTCACCCTTCTCAGGAAAGAGGTAATCCAGTTCACAAGGAATACCGTGCTGCTCGTCATCGTCCTCTACGCGGCCACGCTCGACGTGTGGATGGCCGCCCAGGTCACGTCGGACCTCAAGAACTTCCCCATCGCCATCTACGACATGGACAAGAGCCAGAAAAGCTACGACCTGGTAAGGAAGCTGAGGCCTCCCTACTTTGTCATCCATTCCTACATAGACGATGAAAAGAAGGTGCAGGACCTCATCCTTGGCGACGACGTGGGCGCAGTGCTCATCATACCAAGGAAATTCCAGGATAATATCGTCTCTTACAGGGGAGCCCGCGTGCAGCTTGTGCTGGACGCCACGACAAGCAACACGGCAGAGATAGCCGCGGGGTACGTGGGAGCAATCATCGCTGATTTTCAGAACGAGATTCTCACGAAGGAATGGCAGGTCTCGACGGTGATGTACAAGCTCATGCCACTCATCAGGAGCGAGACGCGCTTCGCCTTCAACCCCAACCTGAATGATGCATGGGCGATGACGCTCCAGGAGTTTTTCACCATCTTCACCCTCATCGCCATCCTGCTTCCCGCCACGGCAATGGTGAACGAAAAGCAGTTCGGCACCATCGAGCAGCTCATGGTGACGCCCGTGAAGCCTTACGAGATAATGTTCGCCAAGGTGCTCCCCATGATGGTGGTCTTCATTTTCGCGAGCTTCATCTGCATCTACACCATCCTGATACCGCTGATCCATGTCCCCTTCATGGGGAGCCTGCTGGAATTTCTCATCGTGACCACCGTGTTCTGCTTCACCGCGTCGGGGATAGGCCTCCTTGTCTCGACGCTCTCCAACAACCTCTCTGAGACCGTCCTGCTCACCCTCCTGGTCCTCTTCCCCATCATGTTCCTTTCGGGCACGTGGGTGCCGCCGGAGGCCATGCCGCCCTGGATGGCGTTCCTCGTGAACTTCTCCCCCCTGAAATATTACCTGGACCTGGGCTACGGCATCATTCTGAAGGGCAACTCCCTCCTCTTCATGTGGACTGAGTTCCTCAAACTCACGGCTCTCGGCGTGGTAGTCTTCTGGATAGGGGCCCAGCGCTTCAAGAAGATGTTCGGGTAA
- a CDS encoding radical SAM protein gives MKDEKQKTLLIFPPQWIPLNPHFSLATLAGHLKGEGHEVVLEDINIKFYRHILSPEYMDYSAAKAENSYQFLKQKLMITLASNDDSLAAQIDSARLLKIEKNPGRREQMIQKVKEELPLAFSVFDSREKFYDPFLLVKAFLTVDKALEIASLPYYPAKIRFNDFFTPRFPLTVQGIIDFTNDADENMFLPFMKREATRLLKYQADIIGISINSPTQLLPGLTLSRILMQKKPEGCHLNIGGNYFTKLREVILSRKELFDLFTDSIILGEGQKPLLKLIAALKGGESLKGVPSLIYADPELGRPVYTSRDMPVPLNDLHHQVLDDLPLDRYFVPDLAISLQSSKGCYWQKCTFCDTDFGVEPDIKDVDRLIDEIRFLNTSYGIRHFEFIDESITPQYMDAMARRIIKEKLDITWFCNARTERAFTRRRLDLYRKSGLVMLLWGVESGSARIMKLINKGVDFEKRLEILKSSSDSGIWNFAYIFFGLPTETREEAEMTIDLIRDHTDIIHSYGRSVFTLGRHAALKDKAEKLGLVECIMDEQELSTSMGYRSLTGMTPREVMEMADICKAACHLQYGEPLWMYLKYREILFLYISRYGMDFVLNHKFTDEQKRTIHSMYGS, from the coding sequence ATGAAGGACGAGAAACAGAAAACACTCCTCATCTTCCCTCCCCAGTGGATCCCCCTGAATCCCCACTTCTCCCTCGCCACCCTTGCAGGCCACCTGAAAGGTGAAGGGCATGAGGTGGTCCTTGAGGATATCAACATAAAATTCTACCGCCACATACTGTCGCCGGAATATATGGATTATTCGGCGGCAAAGGCGGAAAACAGCTATCAGTTCCTCAAGCAGAAGCTCATGATCACCCTGGCGAGCAATGATGACTCCCTTGCCGCCCAGATTGACAGCGCGAGGCTGCTGAAGATTGAAAAAAATCCCGGGAGACGGGAACAGATGATCCAAAAGGTCAAGGAAGAGCTTCCCCTGGCTTTCTCCGTCTTTGACTCGAGGGAGAAGTTCTATGACCCTTTCCTTCTCGTGAAAGCCTTCCTCACCGTCGATAAAGCCCTTGAAATCGCGTCACTCCCCTATTATCCTGCAAAGATAAGGTTCAATGACTTTTTCACCCCCCGCTTCCCCCTCACCGTGCAGGGGATCATTGATTTCACAAATGATGCAGACGAAAACATGTTCCTCCCGTTCATGAAGAGGGAGGCCACGCGGCTCCTTAAATATCAGGCCGATATCATAGGCATCTCCATCAACTCGCCGACACAGCTCCTCCCGGGATTGACGCTTTCCAGGATCCTGATGCAGAAAAAGCCGGAGGGATGCCACCTGAACATAGGGGGCAACTATTTCACAAAGCTCAGGGAGGTGATTCTCTCCCGCAAGGAGCTCTTTGACCTCTTCACCGACAGTATTATACTCGGCGAGGGGCAGAAGCCGCTGCTGAAACTGATTGCGGCACTCAAAGGAGGAGAGAGCCTGAAAGGCGTCCCCTCCCTCATATATGCGGATCCGGAGCTGGGGCGGCCTGTCTATACCTCCAGGGACATGCCCGTTCCCCTCAACGACCTTCACCACCAGGTGCTGGACGATCTGCCTCTGGACAGGTATTTCGTACCTGATCTGGCAATCTCCCTTCAGTCCAGCAAAGGCTGCTACTGGCAGAAATGCACCTTCTGCGACACTGACTTCGGTGTTGAGCCCGATATCAAAGACGTGGACCGCCTTATCGATGAAATCAGATTCCTCAATACCTCTTATGGCATCAGGCATTTCGAGTTTATCGACGAGTCCATCACCCCTCAGTATATGGATGCAATGGCCCGGCGGATCATCAAGGAAAAGCTCGACATCACGTGGTTCTGCAACGCACGGACAGAGCGCGCCTTTACCAGAAGGCGCCTTGATCTTTACAGAAAGAGCGGCCTTGTCATGCTCCTGTGGGGTGTGGAATCGGGAAGCGCGAGAATAATGAAGCTCATCAACAAAGGCGTGGATTTCGAGAAAAGGCTGGAGATCCTCAAGAGCTCAAGCGATTCCGGTATCTGGAACTTTGCCTACATCTTCTTCGGCCTTCCCACCGAGACAAGAGAGGAGGCGGAGATGACCATCGACCTTATAAGGGATCACACCGATATCATCCACTCCTATGGAAGAAGCGTCTTCACTCTCGGCAGGCATGCCGCCCTTAAGGACAAGGCGGAAAAATTGGGCCTCGTGGAATGCATTATGGACGAGCAGGAGCTTTCAACAAGCATGGGCTACCGCTCCCTCACAGGAATGACGCCCCGCGAAGTGATGGAGATGGCCGATATCTGCAAGGCCGCCTGCCATCTTCAATATGGCGAGCCTCTCTGGATGTACCTCAAGTACAGGGAGATCCTCTTTCTCTATATCAGCCGCTACGGCATGGACTTCGTGCTGAATCATAAATTCACCGATGAGCAGAAGCGCACCATTCATAGCATGTACGGCTCCTGA